Proteins from a genomic interval of Mycolicibacterium grossiae:
- a CDS encoding recombinase family protein, whose protein sequence is MSTLLGYARVSTAGQDLAVQLAALAAQGVESDRVFTDKLAGAVNTDRPGLAGLLHYAREGDTVVVTAIDRLGRSVAEVTRTIAELGQRRILLRALREGIDTGTPTGRAVAAIMATLAELELELGRERRAASRASRRARRLPATKPAKLTLERQQQLRRLAATGEPVHELAKAFGISRATAYRYLSTPIDKSVLESTP, encoded by the coding sequence GTGTCAACGCTTCTGGGATACGCCCGCGTGAGCACCGCGGGCCAGGACCTCGCTGTGCAGCTGGCCGCACTCGCTGCCCAGGGCGTGGAATCCGACCGGGTTTTCACCGACAAGCTCGCGGGTGCCGTGAACACCGACCGGCCCGGCCTGGCGGGGCTGCTCCACTACGCCCGCGAGGGCGACACAGTGGTCGTCACCGCCATCGACCGCCTCGGTCGTTCCGTCGCCGAAGTAACCCGCACCATTGCCGAACTCGGTCAACGCCGAATTCTGTTGCGCGCCCTACGTGAAGGCATAGATACCGGCACGCCAACAGGCCGCGCAGTGGCCGCCATCATGGCCACCCTGGCCGAGCTCGAACTCGAGCTCGGTCGCGAGCGCCGCGCCGCTTCCCGCGCCTCTAGGCGCGCGCGCCGCCTACCGGCCACCAAGCCCGCCAAACTCACCCTGGAACGACAGCAACAGCTCCGCCGTCTCGCTGCAACCGGAGAACCCGTCCACGAACTCGCCAAAGCGTTCGGCATCAGCCGAGCGACGGCATACCGATACCTCTCCACACCCATCGACAAGTCAGTACTGGAGTCGACGCCGTGA
- a CDS encoding abortive infection family protein, with amino-acid sequence MNLTELGAALAPFFDVVGSPSHSELRDAITRHGLSRLDPAPYGKTPEGNSFGKTRRVRHVFASPAAHNATAGLPLARELVALCRARGGFNPDSEGYAGSSKVTQLSQAFDPLGFTLDPDGLVRQKVIDNLSGTELTAALRSYVDRINLNPDDAPLQVGVGKELDEATARHVLTELRGGYSESQNFPMTLAAAFDAVGLAIPTVTLANFDQDPHRAVHQCLMLLATAVNRLRNDAGTGHGRPGPPRKTAALSPAEARLVARATALVAGALLDKLDDV; translated from the coding sequence GTGAATCTGACAGAGCTGGGCGCAGCCCTTGCGCCCTTCTTCGATGTTGTAGGGAGCCCCTCGCACAGTGAACTGCGCGACGCCATCACACGCCACGGCCTCAGCCGTCTTGATCCGGCGCCTTACGGAAAGACACCGGAAGGAAACAGCTTTGGTAAAACCAGGCGAGTCCGACATGTCTTCGCCTCACCGGCAGCGCACAACGCGACCGCAGGCTTGCCCCTGGCCCGAGAACTTGTGGCGCTGTGTCGTGCCCGCGGAGGCTTCAACCCCGACAGCGAGGGCTATGCCGGCAGCAGCAAGGTAACCCAGCTGAGCCAGGCCTTCGATCCACTTGGGTTCACTCTCGACCCCGACGGGTTGGTGCGGCAGAAGGTTATCGACAACCTCAGCGGTACGGAACTCACTGCGGCGCTGCGCAGCTATGTCGACAGGATCAACCTCAACCCCGACGATGCACCTTTGCAAGTGGGCGTTGGCAAGGAACTCGACGAAGCCACCGCACGGCACGTCCTGACTGAACTTCGGGGCGGCTATTCAGAGTCGCAGAACTTCCCAATGACATTGGCAGCCGCATTCGATGCGGTCGGCTTGGCCATACCAACCGTCACTCTCGCAAACTTTGATCAAGATCCGCACCGCGCAGTTCATCAGTGCCTGATGCTTCTGGCCACAGCAGTCAATCGACTCCGAAACGACGCTGGTACTGGCCACGGACGACCCGGACCACCGCGCAAAACCGCTGCGTTGAGCCCGGCTGAAGCCCGCCTGGTCGCTCGCGCAACGGCACTCGTCGCAGGGGCGCTGCTCGACAAACTCGACGACGTCTGA
- a CDS encoding TetR family transcriptional regulator codes for MNSRTPKSHSSRSSRDGLSREERKEATRRAIVSAALRLLEDRSFSGLSLREVTREAGIVPAAFYRHFESMEALGLVLIDESFRALRDMLRGARAGKLDPNRVIESSVDILIAGVNERREHWIFIGRERSSGVTVLRYAIRTEIRLITSELAIDLARFPGLNTWSSEDLNILATLFVNAMISIAEAIEDANDAAALEDIRRTAVKQLRLIVIGITGWRSSTP; via the coding sequence GTGAACAGTCGTACTCCCAAGTCACACTCCTCCCGCTCGTCGCGGGACGGACTGTCGCGCGAGGAGCGCAAGGAGGCGACCCGGCGGGCCATCGTGTCGGCTGCGCTGCGACTCCTCGAGGACCGCAGCTTCAGCGGGCTGAGCCTGCGCGAGGTGACCCGTGAGGCGGGCATCGTCCCGGCCGCGTTCTACCGTCACTTCGAGTCGATGGAGGCCCTCGGGCTGGTCCTCATCGACGAGTCGTTCCGCGCGCTTCGCGACATGCTGCGCGGCGCCCGCGCCGGCAAGCTCGACCCCAACCGCGTCATCGAGTCGAGCGTCGACATCCTCATCGCCGGGGTCAACGAACGCCGCGAACACTGGATCTTCATCGGGCGCGAACGCAGCAGCGGCGTCACCGTCCTGCGGTACGCCATCCGCACCGAGATCCGGCTCATCACCAGCGAGCTGGCGATCGACCTGGCCCGTTTTCCCGGGCTCAACACCTGGAGCAGCGAGGACCTGAACATCCTCGCCACGCTGTTCGTCAACGCCATGATCTCGATCGCCGAGGCCATCGAGGACGCCAACGACGCGGCCGCACTCGAGGACATCCGCCGCACCGCCGTCAAGCAGCTGCGCCTGATCGTCATCGGCATCACGGGGTGGCGCAGCAGCACGCCCTGA
- a CDS encoding ferredoxin reductase — translation MFTELSKPRLRDRVLRSPLVGLLTGPHGVDRYTELVAPTWTLNDARAKVVAVRRDTPRSVTLTLEPNHVFTAGQPLRAGQHVNLTVEVDGRRHTRCYSPANAEGARRLELTIGVHDGGVVSEHLFRNARPGMVVGLDGVGGDFVLPAERPRRILLVSGGSGITPVLSMLRTLLAEEHQGEIAFVHYARSAADAAYRDELAGLTGVRVLHGYTRSDDAGDLAGRFDAEQLAAAMPDPDAVFVCGPPALVEAVRAHCPQARSESFVPPVFSVPTEASGGTVTFVESGVDVTDDGRSLLEQAEAAGLRPENGCRMGICHTCTRRKTSGAVKNLVSGAISAADAEDVQICVTAPIGDVQIAL, via the coding sequence ATGTTCACCGAACTTTCGAAGCCGCGCCTCCGCGACCGAGTGCTGCGCTCGCCCCTGGTCGGGCTCCTGACCGGTCCCCATGGCGTCGACCGCTACACCGAGCTGGTCGCACCGACCTGGACCCTGAATGACGCGCGAGCCAAGGTCGTCGCGGTCCGCCGCGACACTCCGCGCAGCGTCACGCTGACCCTCGAACCGAATCACGTGTTCACTGCCGGACAGCCGCTGCGGGCGGGCCAGCACGTCAACCTGACCGTCGAGGTCGACGGCCGCCGCCACACCCGCTGCTACTCGCCGGCCAACGCCGAGGGCGCCCGTCGGCTCGAGCTGACGATCGGCGTCCACGACGGCGGCGTCGTGTCGGAGCATCTGTTCCGCAACGCCCGTCCGGGCATGGTCGTCGGGCTCGACGGCGTCGGCGGCGACTTCGTCCTGCCCGCCGAGCGGCCCCGCCGGATCCTGCTGGTGTCCGGCGGCAGCGGCATCACCCCGGTGCTGTCCATGCTGCGCACACTCCTCGCCGAGGAGCACCAGGGCGAGATCGCCTTCGTGCACTACGCCCGCTCGGCTGCCGACGCCGCGTACCGCGACGAGCTGGCAGGCCTCACGGGCGTCCGCGTGCTGCACGGGTACACCCGTAGCGACGACGCGGGCGACCTGGCCGGCCGCTTCGACGCCGAGCAACTAGCGGCGGCGATGCCGGATCCGGACGCGGTGTTCGTCTGCGGACCGCCGGCGCTCGTCGAGGCCGTGCGGGCGCACTGCCCGCAGGCCCGCTCGGAGAGCTTCGTCCCGCCGGTGTTCAGCGTGCCGACCGAGGCCTCCGGCGGCACGGTGACGTTCGTCGAAAGCGGCGTCGACGTCACCGACGACGGTCGTTCGCTGCTCGAGCAGGCCGAGGCCGCCGGCCTGCGGCCGGAGAACGGCTGCCGCATGGGCATCTGCCACACCTGCACGCGCCGCAAGACCAGCGGTGCCGTCAAGAACCTCGTCTCCGGCGCCATCTCCGCCGCTGATGCCGAAGACGTCCAGATCTGCGTCACCGCCCCCATCGGCGACGTCCAGATCGCCCTCTGA
- a CDS encoding fatty acid desaturase family protein, translating into MLDRTDTDLTDTDLTDTDLTDTDVTAPEASPAPATGGVSKTVNGTVISLTPEQVEAFGRDLDAIRERVIADLGERDLTYIRRVIKAQRGFEAGGRALLWAGVLPPAWIAGTAMLAVSKILDNMEIGHNVMHGQYDWTGDPALASRDFEWDSACPSDQWRHSHNYMHHTYTNIVGMDRDVGYGILRMSEDQKWVPYYRGNAVYAFLLMVLFQYGVALHELETERIRAGEISIADKREILAGIWKKVGRQTLKDYVAFPLLSGPFAPFTFAGNMTANLIRNVWSYAIIFCGHFPEGVQEFSIEETQNESRGQWYFRQLLGSANLTGGKLFHVMSGNLSFQIEHHLFPDIPAHRHAELAPQVQEICERYGLPYNKGPLPKQFATVVRKIVKLARKPLPA; encoded by the coding sequence ATGCTCGACCGCACCGACACCGACCTGACCGATACCGACCTGACCGACACCGACCTGACCGACACCGACGTGACCGCCCCCGAGGCGTCCCCGGCCCCGGCCACCGGCGGCGTCAGCAAGACCGTCAACGGCACGGTCATCAGCCTCACCCCCGAACAGGTGGAGGCGTTCGGCCGCGATCTGGACGCGATCCGGGAGCGCGTCATCGCCGATCTCGGCGAGCGCGACCTCACCTACATCCGTCGTGTCATAAAGGCGCAGCGCGGCTTCGAGGCCGGCGGCCGCGCGCTGCTGTGGGCCGGCGTGCTGCCGCCCGCATGGATTGCCGGCACCGCGATGCTCGCGGTGTCGAAGATCCTCGACAACATGGAGATCGGCCACAACGTCATGCACGGCCAGTACGACTGGACCGGCGACCCGGCGCTGGCCAGCCGTGACTTCGAGTGGGACTCGGCGTGCCCGAGTGACCAGTGGCGGCACTCGCACAACTACATGCACCACACCTACACCAACATCGTCGGCATGGACCGCGACGTGGGCTACGGCATCCTGCGCATGAGCGAGGACCAGAAGTGGGTGCCCTACTACCGCGGCAACGCCGTCTACGCCTTCCTGCTGATGGTGCTGTTCCAGTACGGCGTCGCCCTGCACGAGCTGGAGACCGAGCGCATCCGCGCCGGGGAGATCTCGATCGCCGACAAGCGCGAGATCCTCGCCGGCATCTGGAAGAAGGTGGGCCGTCAGACACTCAAGGACTACGTCGCCTTCCCGCTGCTGTCCGGCCCGTTCGCGCCGTTCACGTTCGCCGGCAACATGACCGCCAACCTCATCCGCAACGTGTGGTCCTACGCCATCATCTTCTGCGGGCACTTCCCCGAGGGGGTGCAGGAGTTCTCCATCGAGGAGACGCAGAACGAGTCGCGCGGGCAGTGGTACTTCCGCCAGCTGCTGGGCTCGGCGAATCTGACCGGCGGCAAGCTCTTCCACGTGATGAGCGGCAACCTGTCGTTCCAGATCGAGCACCACCTGTTCCCCGACATCCCCGCTCACCGGCACGCCGAACTGGCGCCGCAGGTGCAGGAGATCTGCGAGCGCTACGGGCTGCCCTACAACAAGGGACCGCTGCCCAAGCAGTTCGCCACCGTGGTGCGCAAGATCGTCAAGCTGGCCCGCAAGCCGCTGCCGGCCTGA
- the nei2 gene encoding endonuclease VIII Nei2: protein MPEGDTVYRTATKLRDALEGRTLTRCDVRVPKFATVDLTGCVVDEVLSRGKHLFIRVGDASIHSHLKMDGSWLIGGQIRRVPQYKIRILLETAETRAAGVDLGVLEILPRATDMESVAHLGPDLLGPDWEPRVAATNLAAEPERPLAEALLDQRVMAGVGNVYANELCFVMGHRPQAPVADLKDPLRVVQRARDMLWLNRSRVNRTTTGDTRPGRDLWIYGRVGRPCRRCGTTVESDRADVTGTERISFWCPVCQS, encoded by the coding sequence ATGCCCGAAGGCGACACCGTCTACCGCACCGCGACGAAGTTGCGCGACGCACTCGAGGGCCGCACGCTCACCCGCTGCGACGTACGGGTGCCGAAGTTCGCGACCGTCGACCTCACCGGCTGCGTCGTCGACGAGGTACTCAGCCGCGGCAAGCACCTGTTCATCCGCGTCGGGGACGCGAGCATCCACTCGCACCTCAAGATGGACGGCTCCTGGCTTATCGGCGGCCAGATCCGCCGGGTCCCGCAGTACAAGATCCGGATCCTGCTCGAGACCGCCGAGACCCGGGCAGCGGGCGTCGACCTCGGCGTGTTGGAGATCCTGCCGCGCGCGACCGACATGGAGTCGGTGGCCCACCTCGGGCCCGACCTGCTGGGACCGGACTGGGAACCGCGGGTGGCGGCCACCAACCTGGCGGCCGAGCCCGAGCGGCCCCTGGCCGAGGCGCTGCTGGATCAACGGGTGATGGCCGGCGTCGGCAACGTCTACGCCAACGAACTCTGCTTCGTGATGGGCCACCGCCCACAGGCGCCCGTGGCGGACCTCAAGGATCCGCTGCGCGTGGTGCAGCGGGCGCGGGACATGCTGTGGCTGAACCGGTCTCGCGTCAATCGCACGACGACCGGAGACACCCGACCCGGCCGCGATCTGTGGATCTACGGCCGGGTCGGGCGTCCGTGTCGGCGGTGCGGCACCACGGTCGAGTCCGACCGTGCCGACGTCACCGGCACGGAACGGATCTCCTTCTGGTGTCCGGTCTGTCAGAGCTGA
- a CDS encoding MSMEG_0572/Sll0783 family nitrogen starvation response protein — MPFDDSIAENIKTSLAEIPHPSLPKGSNIYGGTKIFPDLQAENGESYFTLVHGIAHESSVSFVAVLQATRALRKGFESALYFYGPGSINCLATRGFPKTGDSGFPGEQNINDALATFIAEGGTVFCCRFGLALHGGREEDLIEGVVPAHPLDVQDALIYYARKGAIINSTYMV, encoded by the coding sequence ATGCCGTTTGACGATTCGATCGCCGAGAACATCAAGACCTCGCTTGCGGAGATTCCGCACCCGTCGCTGCCGAAGGGTTCCAACATCTACGGCGGCACGAAGATCTTCCCCGATCTGCAAGCCGAGAACGGGGAGTCCTACTTCACGCTGGTGCACGGCATCGCGCACGAGTCGTCGGTCAGCTTCGTCGCCGTCCTGCAGGCCACCCGTGCGCTGCGCAAGGGCTTCGAGTCGGCGCTGTACTTCTACGGCCCGGGGTCCATCAACTGCCTCGCCACCCGCGGCTTTCCGAAGACCGGTGACTCCGGCTTCCCGGGAGAGCAGAACATCAACGACGCGCTCGCGACGTTCATCGCCGAGGGTGGCACGGTGTTCTGCTGCCGCTTCGGCCTCGCGCTGCACGGCGGCCGCGAGGAGGACCTCATCGAGGGCGTCGTCCCCGCGCATCCGCTCGACGTCCAGGACGCGCTGATCTACTACGCCCGCAAGGGCGCCATCATCAACTCGACGTACATGGTGTGA
- a CDS encoding carbon-nitrogen hydrolase family protein produces the protein MTKLAAVAANFTRDLDQNYALITALAEEARERGVDFLVLPEAAIGGYLSSLGNHGDTVKTTTKSLPPAIRLDGPELTRVREIVGDLLIAIGFCELADDGETRYNAAAILDGGQIYGSYRKVHQPLGEGMSYSAGSGYGVFDTPVGRVGLQICYDKAFPEAARIMALQGAQIIASLSAWPAARTATAENLQDDRWTYRFNLFDAARALDNQVFWIASNQSGTFGSLRYVGNAKVVDPGGNTLATTLLGSGMAVADVDLDATFRTMRAGMFHLRDRRPDVYGPVTDTAAAQLWQDLAHA, from the coding sequence ATGACCAAACTCGCTGCAGTAGCTGCGAATTTCACCCGAGACCTCGACCAGAACTACGCCCTCATCACGGCGCTCGCCGAGGAGGCCCGCGAGCGCGGGGTCGACTTCCTCGTCCTGCCCGAGGCCGCGATCGGCGGCTACCTCTCGTCGCTGGGCAACCACGGTGACACCGTCAAGACCACGACGAAGTCGCTTCCGCCCGCCATCCGCCTCGACGGACCCGAACTCACTCGCGTCCGCGAGATCGTCGGCGATCTGCTGATCGCCATCGGCTTCTGCGAGCTGGCCGACGACGGCGAGACCCGGTACAACGCGGCCGCGATCCTGGACGGCGGTCAGATCTACGGCAGCTACCGCAAGGTGCACCAGCCGCTCGGTGAGGGCATGTCGTACTCCGCCGGATCTGGCTACGGCGTGTTCGACACCCCCGTCGGACGCGTCGGGCTGCAGATCTGTTACGACAAGGCCTTTCCCGAGGCCGCGCGCATCATGGCCCTGCAGGGAGCGCAGATCATCGCGAGTCTCTCCGCGTGGCCCGCGGCGCGCACCGCCACCGCCGAGAACCTGCAGGACGATCGCTGGACCTACCGTTTCAACCTGTTCGACGCGGCCCGGGCCTTGGACAACCAGGTGTTCTGGATCGCCTCCAATCAGAGCGGCACGTTCGGCTCACTGCGCTACGTCGGCAACGCGAAGGTCGTCGACCCCGGCGGCAACACGCTGGCCACCACGCTGCTCGGCAGTGGCATGGCGGTGGCCGACGTCGACCTCGACGCGACGTTCCGCACCATGCGCGCCGGCATGTTCCATCTGCGCGACCGCAGACCCGACGTCTACGGCCCGGTGACCGACACCGCCGCTGCGCAACTCTGGCAGGACCTCGCCCATGCCTGA
- a CDS encoding MSMEG_0570 family nitrogen starvation response protein, translating to MPEMTFDVRWPDGHLQRCYSPSLVVYDYLTVGAHYTVADFVDRSGTALDEASARVRAKFGFACTSAAATTEQIVSAAAAFPDSATVRVVAMDPVAP from the coding sequence ATGCCTGAGATGACCTTCGATGTCCGGTGGCCCGACGGCCACCTGCAACGCTGCTACTCGCCCAGCCTCGTCGTGTACGACTACCTCACGGTCGGTGCGCACTACACCGTGGCCGACTTCGTCGACCGGTCCGGCACCGCGCTCGACGAGGCCAGTGCCCGGGTGCGCGCCAAGTTCGGCTTCGCGTGCACCTCCGCCGCGGCGACCACCGAGCAGATCGTCTCGGCCGCTGCCGCATTCCCCGACTCCGCGACGGTCCGCGTCGTCGCCATGGATCCGGTGGCGCCATGA
- a CDS encoding MSMEG_0569 family flavin-dependent oxidoreductase: MTKPHVPVAIIGGGQAGLSVSWYLGRAGVEHVVLEADTPVHAWADTRWDNFTLVTPNWHCRLPGYAYAGDDPDGFMTRDEVVRWLAGWLATFSPPVRTNTRVTRLKPLPAGGFELTLRTATGTEALTCDHAVVATGGYPIPVVPPFATALDPGVTQLHSEQYRNADALSDGAVLVVGTGQSGAQIAEDLHLAGRTVHLAVGGAPRVARRYRGRDCMTWLADMGLYDKAAPQYPGGKTAIEKTNHYVTGRDGGRDVDLRRFALEGMRLYGTLADGKDTTVRFEPSLRAALDHADSVYNSICADIDAYVEREGIAAPAPTRYVPVWEPGTETTTLDLADAGVTSIVWAIGYRPDYRWIEASAFDGAGRPMQNRGITGVPGLAFIGLPWMHTWGSGRFLGIDADARHVAENVIADHRARRSAA, from the coding sequence ATGACCAAGCCGCACGTACCCGTCGCGATCATCGGCGGTGGGCAGGCCGGCCTGTCGGTGAGCTGGTACCTGGGGCGCGCCGGCGTCGAGCACGTGGTGCTCGAGGCCGACACCCCGGTGCACGCCTGGGCCGACACCCGGTGGGACAACTTCACCCTCGTCACGCCCAACTGGCACTGCCGGCTGCCGGGCTACGCCTACGCCGGCGACGACCCCGACGGCTTCATGACCCGCGACGAGGTCGTGCGCTGGCTCGCCGGCTGGCTGGCGACCTTCAGCCCGCCGGTGCGCACGAACACCCGCGTGACCCGACTGAAACCGCTTCCCGCGGGTGGCTTCGAGTTGACGCTTCGGACTGCCACCGGCACGGAGGCGCTGACGTGCGACCACGCCGTCGTCGCGACGGGCGGCTACCCGATCCCGGTGGTGCCGCCGTTCGCGACCGCGCTCGACCCCGGCGTCACCCAGCTGCACTCGGAGCAGTACCGCAACGCCGACGCCCTGTCCGACGGGGCGGTGCTCGTGGTGGGGACGGGGCAGTCCGGCGCCCAGATCGCCGAGGACCTCCACCTCGCAGGCCGTACCGTGCACCTCGCCGTCGGTGGCGCACCCCGCGTCGCGCGCCGTTACCGCGGCCGGGACTGCATGACCTGGTTGGCCGACATGGGCCTGTACGACAAGGCCGCGCCGCAGTACCCGGGTGGCAAGACCGCGATCGAGAAGACGAACCACTACGTGACCGGTCGCGACGGTGGCCGCGACGTCGACCTGCGCCGCTTCGCGCTCGAGGGCATGCGCCTGTACGGCACGCTCGCGGACGGCAAGGACACCACCGTGCGCTTCGAGCCGTCGCTGCGCGCCGCCCTCGATCACGCCGACTCGGTCTACAACTCCATCTGCGCCGACATCGACGCCTACGTCGAACGCGAGGGCATCGCCGCGCCCGCCCCGACGCGGTACGTGCCGGTCTGGGAACCCGGCACCGAGACCACCACGCTCGACCTCGCCGACGCGGGCGTCACGAGCATCGTGTGGGCCATCGGCTACCGGCCGGACTACCGCTGGATCGAGGCCAGCGCCTTCGACGGGGCCGGCCGACCCATGCAGAACCGCGGCATCACCGGCGTGCCCGGACTGGCGTTCATCGGACTGCCGTGGATGCACACCTGGGGCAGCGGGCGGTTCCTCGGCATCGACGCCGACGCCCGGCACGTCGCCGAGAACGTGATCGCCGACCACCGAGCACGACGGAGCGCCGCATGA
- a CDS encoding MSMEG_0568 family radical SAM protein: MTAHTSTRVDLALLGFRGRPPVSRTAGAGPSADGHLVIDGLNAAIPRNESSPFVFDGARVLRDGVDTGLDVEVVERPRFYDLRTADGVPYEKLARLHGSNVLATTVVQTCIRYAEDQRCRFCSIEESLRAGATTAVKRPAELAEVAAAAVRLDGVTQMVMTTGTSAGTDRGARHLARCVRAVKAVVPDLPIQVQCEPPADLAVLAELREAGADAIGIHVESLDDDVRRRWMPGKATVPLERYREAWREAVRVFGRNQVSTYLLVGLGEDPDELISGATDLIEMGVYPFVVPFRPQAGTLAVDVDGAGAPDAAIVEKVSREVAAALRLAGMAGADQKAGCAACGACGVLQNVGG, from the coding sequence ATGACCGCACACACCTCCACCCGCGTCGACCTGGCACTGCTCGGCTTCCGGGGCCGACCACCCGTCAGCCGGACGGCCGGTGCCGGGCCCAGCGCCGACGGCCACCTGGTCATCGACGGGCTCAACGCCGCGATCCCGCGAAACGAGTCCAGCCCGTTCGTGTTCGACGGCGCACGCGTGCTCCGCGACGGGGTCGACACCGGCCTGGACGTCGAGGTGGTCGAACGCCCCAGGTTCTACGACCTGCGGACCGCCGACGGCGTCCCGTACGAGAAGCTGGCCCGGTTGCACGGCAGCAACGTGTTGGCGACCACGGTCGTGCAGACGTGCATCCGCTACGCCGAGGACCAGCGGTGCCGGTTCTGCTCGATCGAGGAGTCGCTGCGCGCCGGTGCCACCACCGCCGTCAAGCGCCCGGCCGAACTGGCCGAGGTCGCCGCGGCCGCGGTCCGGCTGGACGGGGTGACCCAGATGGTGATGACGACCGGTACGTCCGCCGGAACCGACCGCGGCGCACGGCATCTCGCGCGCTGCGTGCGTGCGGTCAAGGCCGTCGTCCCGGACCTGCCGATCCAGGTGCAGTGCGAACCGCCCGCCGATCTCGCGGTCCTCGCCGAACTGCGGGAGGCGGGAGCCGACGCCATCGGCATCCACGTCGAATCCCTCGACGACGACGTGCGGCGCCGGTGGATGCCCGGCAAGGCGACGGTGCCGCTGGAGCGCTACCGGGAGGCATGGCGCGAGGCCGTCCGCGTGTTCGGGCGCAACCAGGTGTCCACCTACCTGCTCGTCGGCCTCGGCGAGGACCCGGACGAACTGATCTCGGGGGCAACGGATCTCATCGAGATGGGGGTGTACCCCTTCGTCGTCCCGTTCCGGCCCCAGGCCGGCACGCTCGCGGTGGACGTCGACGGGGCGGGCGCGCCCGACGCGGCGATCGTCGAGAAGGTGTCCCGCGAGGTGGCCGCGGCGCTGCGGCTGGCGGGCATGGCGGGAGCCGACCAGAAGGCGGGCTGCGCGGCCTGTGGGGCCTGCGGCGTGCTGCAGAACGTGGGCGGGTGA
- a CDS encoding MSMEG_0567/sll0787 family protein has product MAVVSELSILAGVRPPRTGSQFLVHVCDDSAELVAYRRLRAEAFVAEQGLFAGTDADDVDDDPRTVVLVAVAPDGTVLGGVRLAPVCDPDIGWWTGSRLVTAPRARAAGVGPALIRAACAHVEGAGVLRFEAAVQTRYAAMFAALGWEAHGPCEAAGVPHARMRWPLHGMQRLADATKSFLGDALAPLRVVPGGLGPDGFVGDDGVPVPGSDVVAACDAIIPSMVERDPEWAGWCSVLVNVNDLTAMGAAPTGLLDAVGAPTRSLLTRILRGVSRASAAWGVPVLGGHTQLGVPASLAVTALGRTPSPIPAGGGQVGHTLRLTVDLAGSWRSGYHGRQWDSTTHRDPADLARLAGLVGHLRPRAAKDVSMAGIVGTSGMLAEASGTGVELDVAAVPRPASADPGSWLTCFPGYAMLTADERGAPAPADLPRGVASAECGRLTSRPGVRLAWPDGVTTTAVAAAVTGLGTA; this is encoded by the coding sequence ATGGCAGTGGTCTCCGAGTTGTCGATCCTGGCCGGGGTCCGGCCACCCCGCACCGGTTCCCAGTTCCTCGTCCACGTCTGCGACGACTCCGCCGAGCTGGTGGCCTACCGCCGGCTGCGGGCCGAGGCGTTCGTCGCCGAGCAGGGGCTGTTCGCGGGCACCGACGCCGACGACGTCGACGACGATCCCCGCACCGTCGTCCTGGTCGCGGTGGCTCCCGACGGCACCGTGCTCGGCGGCGTCCGGCTGGCACCGGTGTGCGATCCGGACATCGGCTGGTGGACCGGCAGCCGCCTCGTCACCGCCCCGCGGGCACGGGCGGCCGGCGTCGGCCCGGCACTGATCCGGGCCGCCTGTGCACACGTGGAGGGCGCCGGGGTGCTGCGCTTCGAGGCCGCCGTGCAGACCCGCTACGCCGCGATGTTCGCCGCGCTCGGCTGGGAGGCGCACGGGCCCTGCGAAGCCGCGGGCGTGCCGCACGCCCGCATGCGGTGGCCGCTGCACGGCATGCAACGACTCGCCGACGCCACCAAGTCCTTCCTCGGCGACGCCCTCGCGCCGCTGCGCGTGGTGCCCGGTGGGCTGGGCCCGGACGGGTTCGTCGGCGACGACGGCGTGCCGGTGCCGGGCAGCGACGTGGTCGCCGCATGTGATGCGATCATCCCGTCCATGGTGGAACGCGATCCGGAGTGGGCGGGGTGGTGTTCGGTGCTCGTCAACGTCAACGACCTGACGGCGATGGGTGCCGCCCCGACCGGCCTGCTCGATGCGGTCGGCGCTCCCACCCGATCCCTGCTGACCCGCATCCTGCGCGGCGTCTCCCGCGCGTCGGCGGCCTGGGGCGTACCCGTGCTCGGCGGCCACACCCAGCTGGGAGTGCCTGCCTCGCTTGCGGTTACGGCCCTCGGTCGGACGCCGTCGCCGATTCCCGCAGGCGGCGGCCAGGTCGGTCACACGCTGCGCCTCACCGTCGACCTCGCGGGGTCCTGGCGATCCGGCTACCACGGCAGGCAGTGGGACTCCACGACGCATCGCGACCCCGCCGACCTCGCCCGGCTGGCCGGACTGGTCGGGCACCTGCGGCCCCGGGCCGCCAAGGACGTCAGCATGGCGGGCATCGTCGGCACCTCGGGCATGCTCGCCGAAGCCTCGGGCACCGGGGTGGAACTCGACGTCGCCGCCGTACCCCGCCCCGCCAGCGCGGACCCGGGATCGTGGCTGACGTGCTTTCCCGGTTACGCGATGCTGACCGCCGACGAGCGCGGCGCGCCGGCGCCCGCCGATCTGCCGCGCGGCGTCGCCAGCGCGGAGTGCGGCCGGCTGACGTCCAGGCCCGGGGTGCGCCTGGCCTGGCCCGACGGCGTCACCACCACCGCCGTCGCGGCCGCCGTGACCGGGCTGGGTACGGCCTGA